A genome region from Oryzias latipes chromosome 2, ASM223467v1 includes the following:
- the steap3 gene encoding metalloreductase STEAP3 isoform X4 produces the protein MRAELQATEAGKKIQVRRRVGRVLLISLSASMAEAFEKAAEEVKVLKEKPNQSEMTDLYGLYKQATKGDNDTERPGFLDFVGKTKWDAWSLKKGLSKEKAMAEYVELVEKLKLKYGI, from the exons ATGAGAGCAGAGCTGCAAGCTACAGAAGCCGGGAAAAAG ATTCAGGTGAGACGGCGAGTTGGGCGAGTCCTCCTGATCAGTCTTTCTGCAAGCATGGCT GAGGCCTTTGAGAAAGCTGCCGAGGAGGTGAAGGTGCTGAAGGAGAAGCCGAATCAAAGCGAGATGACTGATCTCTATGGGCTGTACAAGCAGGCCACGAAGGGAGACAACGACACAG AGCGGCCgggatttttggattttgtgggcaaaacaaaatgggatgcTTGGAGCTTAAAAAAAG GTCTATCCAAAGAGAAAGCGATGGCCGAATATGTCGAATTGGTGGAAAAACTCAAATTAAAGTACGGAATCTAG
- the steap3 gene encoding metalloreductase STEAP3 isoform X2, translated as MPDEMSRPLVPGWSESGGSRQLEASLSDPNTPTIGILGTGDFSRSLARRLVASGYQVVVGSRSPARSVALFPEEVEVSSQMEAATQADVVFVAVFPEHHSTLVTLKSALAGKTLVDVSNSLGINRDGPSNAEHLSNLFPDSFVVKGFNTLSAWTLQMGPRHGIRQVPLCGNSSKAKDLVKHICHRMGFIPVDMGFLSSSLEVENLPHHLFPSWRIPVLCMLCLFIFFYLYNFIQEVIHPLVKTGKGAFYKMPIEVVNASLPSVALVMLALVYLPGLFAAFIQLQWGTKYKRFPDWLDRWLTARKQFGLCSFLCAVTHAVYSLSLPLRKSARYKLSNMAYQQVKAGVEDSWNDEEVWRMELYVSAGIMALGLLSLLAVTSLPSVANTLNWREFTFIQIQVRRRVGRVLLISLSASMAEAFEKAAEEVKVLKEKPNQSEMTDLYGLYKQATKGDNDTERPGFLDFVGKTKWDAWSLKKGLSKEKAMAEYVELVEKLKLKYGI; from the exons ATGCCGGACGAGATGTCACGGCCACTGGTCCCAGGGTGGAGTGAATCAGGAGGCTCCAGACAGCTTGAGGCCTCCCTGTCGGACCCCAACACCCCCACGATCGGCATTCTGGGAACAGGTGACTTCTCCCGCTCGCTGGCCAGGCGACTGGTGGCTTCTGGTTACCAAGTGGTGGTGGGGAGCCGAAGCCCCGCTCGGTCTGTGGCTCTGTTCCCAGAGGAGGTCGAg GTGTCATCCCAGATGGAGGCAGCGACCCAGGCGGATGTCGTTTTCGTCGCAGTATTTCCAGAGCACCACTCTACGCTGGTGACCCTGAAGTCCGCTCTGGCCGGGAAGACGCTCGTGGACGTCAGCAACAGTTTAGGCATCAACCGAGACGGGCCGTCCAACGCCGAACACCTCTCCAACCTTTTCCCAGACAGTTTTGTGGTGAAAGGCTTCAACACTTTATCCGCCTGGACGCTCCAGATGGGACCGCGGCATGGAATCAGGCAG GTTCCCCTGTGTGGCAACAGTAGTAAGGCCAAAGACTTGGTGAAGCACATCTGTCACAGGATGGGCTTCATCCCTGTGGATATGGGCTTCCTGTCATCTTCCCTGGAGGTGGAAAACCTCCCACACCATCTGTTCCCTTCATGGCGGATCCCTGTCCTCTGCATGCTGTGCCTTTTCATCTTCTTCTACCTGTACAACTTCATTCAGGAAGTCATTCACCCCTTAGTCAAGACGGGAAAGGGCGCCTTCTACAAAATGCCCATCGAAGTTGTCAATGCGTCTCTTCCATCGGTGGCGCTGGTGATGCTGGCCCTGGTTTACCTTCCAGGCTTGTTTGCCGCCTTCATCCAGCTTCAGTGGGGCACCAAGTACAAACGCTTCCCCGACTGGCTGGACCGATGGCTCACCGCGAGGAAGCAGTTTGGCTTGTGTAGTTTCCTGTGTGCCGTCACGCACGCCGTTTACAGTCTCAGTCTTCCTCTGAGAAAGTCCGCCCGCTACAAACTCTCCAACATGGCTTACCAACAG GTCAAAGCTGGGGTTGAGGATTCATGGAACGACGAGGAGGTGTGGAGGATGGAGCTGTACGTCTCTGCCGGCATCATGGCGCTCGGGCTGCTCTCGCTGTTGGCCGTCACCTCACTGCCGTCGGTGGCCAACACCCTCAACTGGAGGGAGTTCACCTTCATCCAG ATTCAGGTGAGACGGCGAGTTGGGCGAGTCCTCCTGATCAGTCTTTCTGCAAGCATGGCT GAGGCCTTTGAGAAAGCTGCCGAGGAGGTGAAGGTGCTGAAGGAGAAGCCGAATCAAAGCGAGATGACTGATCTCTATGGGCTGTACAAGCAGGCCACGAAGGGAGACAACGACACAG AGCGGCCgggatttttggattttgtgggcaaaacaaaatgggatgcTTGGAGCTTAAAAAAAG GTCTATCCAAAGAGAAAGCGATGGCCGAATATGTCGAATTGGTGGAAAAACTCAAATTAAAGTACGGAATCTAG
- the steap3 gene encoding metalloreductase STEAP3 isoform X1, with product MPDEMSRPLVPGWSESGGSRQLEASLSDPNTPTIGILGTGDFSRSLARRLVASGYQVVVGSRSPARSVALFPEEVEVSSQMEAATQADVVFVAVFPEHHSTLVTLKSALAGKTLVDVSNSLGINRDGPSNAEHLSNLFPDSFVVKGFNTLSAWTLQMGPRHGIRQVPLCGNSSKAKDLVKHICHRMGFIPVDMGFLSSSLEVENLPHHLFPSWRIPVLCMLCLFIFFYLYNFIQEVIHPLVKTGKGAFYKMPIEVVNASLPSVALVMLALVYLPGLFAAFIQLQWGTKYKRFPDWLDRWLTARKQFGLCSFLCAVTHAVYSLSLPLRKSARYKLSNMAYQQVKAGVEDSWNDEEVWRMELYVSAGIMALGLLSLLAVTSLPSVANTLNWREFTFIQSSLGFCALVTATAHTLIFGWNRAFAAARYPFYLPPSFVLVLILPCFVLCGRLALLLPCVAARLWKIRRGWERSRQIRFALPGEDCRNGVEDVSNV from the exons ATGCCGGACGAGATGTCACGGCCACTGGTCCCAGGGTGGAGTGAATCAGGAGGCTCCAGACAGCTTGAGGCCTCCCTGTCGGACCCCAACACCCCCACGATCGGCATTCTGGGAACAGGTGACTTCTCCCGCTCGCTGGCCAGGCGACTGGTGGCTTCTGGTTACCAAGTGGTGGTGGGGAGCCGAAGCCCCGCTCGGTCTGTGGCTCTGTTCCCAGAGGAGGTCGAg GTGTCATCCCAGATGGAGGCAGCGACCCAGGCGGATGTCGTTTTCGTCGCAGTATTTCCAGAGCACCACTCTACGCTGGTGACCCTGAAGTCCGCTCTGGCCGGGAAGACGCTCGTGGACGTCAGCAACAGTTTAGGCATCAACCGAGACGGGCCGTCCAACGCCGAACACCTCTCCAACCTTTTCCCAGACAGTTTTGTGGTGAAAGGCTTCAACACTTTATCCGCCTGGACGCTCCAGATGGGACCGCGGCATGGAATCAGGCAG GTTCCCCTGTGTGGCAACAGTAGTAAGGCCAAAGACTTGGTGAAGCACATCTGTCACAGGATGGGCTTCATCCCTGTGGATATGGGCTTCCTGTCATCTTCCCTGGAGGTGGAAAACCTCCCACACCATCTGTTCCCTTCATGGCGGATCCCTGTCCTCTGCATGCTGTGCCTTTTCATCTTCTTCTACCTGTACAACTTCATTCAGGAAGTCATTCACCCCTTAGTCAAGACGGGAAAGGGCGCCTTCTACAAAATGCCCATCGAAGTTGTCAATGCGTCTCTTCCATCGGTGGCGCTGGTGATGCTGGCCCTGGTTTACCTTCCAGGCTTGTTTGCCGCCTTCATCCAGCTTCAGTGGGGCACCAAGTACAAACGCTTCCCCGACTGGCTGGACCGATGGCTCACCGCGAGGAAGCAGTTTGGCTTGTGTAGTTTCCTGTGTGCCGTCACGCACGCCGTTTACAGTCTCAGTCTTCCTCTGAGAAAGTCCGCCCGCTACAAACTCTCCAACATGGCTTACCAACAG GTCAAAGCTGGGGTTGAGGATTCATGGAACGACGAGGAGGTGTGGAGGATGGAGCTGTACGTCTCTGCCGGCATCATGGCGCTCGGGCTGCTCTCGCTGTTGGCCGTCACCTCACTGCCGTCGGTGGCCAACACCCTCAACTGGAGGGAGTTCACCTTCATCCAG TCGTCTCTGGGTTTCTGCGCCCTGGTCACCGCCACGGCCCACACGCTCATTTTTGGGTGGAACCGCGCCTTCGCCGCAGCTCGCTACCCCTTCTACCTGCCCCCGAGCTTCGTCCTGGTCCTCATCCTCCCCTGCTTTGTCCTGTGCGGACGCCTGGCTCTCCTCCTGCCCTGCGTGGCCGCCCGTCTCTGGAAGATCCGCCGCGGGTGGGAGAGGAGCCGGCAGATCCGCTTCGCCCTGCCGGGGGAAGACTGCCGCAACGGAGTGGAGGACGTCAGCAACGTTTGA
- the steap3 gene encoding metalloreductase STEAP3 isoform X3, which yields MGFIPVDMGFLSSSLEVENLPHHLFPSWRIPVLCMLCLFIFFYLYNFIQEVIHPLVKTGKGAFYKMPIEVVNASLPSVALVMLALVYLPGLFAAFIQLQWGTKYKRFPDWLDRWLTARKQFGLCSFLCAVTHAVYSLSLPLRKSARYKLSNMAYQQVKAGVEDSWNDEEVWRMELYVSAGIMALGLLSLLAVTSLPSVANTLNWREFTFIQIQVRRRVGRVLLISLSASMAEAFEKAAEEVKVLKEKPNQSEMTDLYGLYKQATKGDNDTERPGFLDFVGKTKWDAWSLKKGLSKEKAMAEYVELVEKLKLKYGI from the exons ATGGGCTTCATCCCTGTGGATATGGGCTTCCTGTCATCTTCCCTGGAGGTGGAAAACCTCCCACACCATCTGTTCCCTTCATGGCGGATCCCTGTCCTCTGCATGCTGTGCCTTTTCATCTTCTTCTACCTGTACAACTTCATTCAGGAAGTCATTCACCCCTTAGTCAAGACGGGAAAGGGCGCCTTCTACAAAATGCCCATCGAAGTTGTCAATGCGTCTCTTCCATCGGTGGCGCTGGTGATGCTGGCCCTGGTTTACCTTCCAGGCTTGTTTGCCGCCTTCATCCAGCTTCAGTGGGGCACCAAGTACAAACGCTTCCCCGACTGGCTGGACCGATGGCTCACCGCGAGGAAGCAGTTTGGCTTGTGTAGTTTCCTGTGTGCCGTCACGCACGCCGTTTACAGTCTCAGTCTTCCTCTGAGAAAGTCCGCCCGCTACAAACTCTCCAACATGGCTTACCAACAG GTCAAAGCTGGGGTTGAGGATTCATGGAACGACGAGGAGGTGTGGAGGATGGAGCTGTACGTCTCTGCCGGCATCATGGCGCTCGGGCTGCTCTCGCTGTTGGCCGTCACCTCACTGCCGTCGGTGGCCAACACCCTCAACTGGAGGGAGTTCACCTTCATCCAG ATTCAGGTGAGACGGCGAGTTGGGCGAGTCCTCCTGATCAGTCTTTCTGCAAGCATGGCT GAGGCCTTTGAGAAAGCTGCCGAGGAGGTGAAGGTGCTGAAGGAGAAGCCGAATCAAAGCGAGATGACTGATCTCTATGGGCTGTACAAGCAGGCCACGAAGGGAGACAACGACACAG AGCGGCCgggatttttggattttgtgggcaaaacaaaatgggatgcTTGGAGCTTAAAAAAAG GTCTATCCAAAGAGAAAGCGATGGCCGAATATGTCGAATTGGTGGAAAAACTCAAATTAAAGTACGGAATCTAG